One part of the Haemophilus parainfluenzae genome encodes these proteins:
- a CDS encoding host cell division inhibitor Icd-like protein: MIVSREKLNLYKANDSTPLNRAFFVRNIRTPQNKLRILFQHLSTIYSSMVERNEPSMTGCLPCMAVSHLVTFYRPTVRSLAVVPENLYKDTAEMIYKFLCVNRTQAHFNLCVISLNSTTEEQARLSLSADYRFIAVVARINPQNNRTLAVRSPLSVNNHSLPKCEDTGSIESTTTIEGNRNPYQCGIFLPKIHSLHVPKKLGTLSYIEFAVQMISRNKAEFIRTNKASRSIAVVESVSHPFTGDTLTLTKSIGNPTMKIYPKNNRTLAALPTLSVSSAQGGANV, encoded by the coding sequence GTGATTGTCAGCCGTGAGAAGCTGAATTTATACAAGGCGAACGATAGCACGCCATTAAACCGTGCTTTTTTTGTTCGTAACATTCGCACACCTCAAAATAAATTGCGGATTTTGTTTCAACATTTATCAACAATTTATTCTTCAATGGTAGAGCGTAATGAGCCGTCTATGACGGGCTGTCTTCCTTGTATGGCAGTTTCTCACCTTGTTACGTTCTACCGCCCGACCGTGAGAAGTCTAGCGGTAGTTCCTGAAAATTTATACAAGGACACCGCAGAAATGATCTACAAATTTCTTTGCGTCAATCGCACACAAGCGCATTTTAACTTATGCGTCATATCTCTTAATTCCACCACCGAAGAACAGGCACGCTTGAGCCTATCTGCTGATTATCGTTTTATTGCGGTGGTGGCGAGAATCAATCCTCAAAACAACCGCACTTTAGCGGTACGCTCTCCTCTTTCTGTAAATAATCACAGCTTGCCGAAATGTGAAGATACAGGTAGTATTGAAAGCACTACTACTATCGAGGGCAACCGCAACCCTTATCAATGCGGTATTTTTTTACCTAAAATTCATTCCTTGCACGTTCCTAAAAAATTAGGCACGTTGTCTTATATCGAATTTGCGGTACAGATGATAAGCCGAAATAAGGCGGAGTTTATCCGCACGAATAAGGCTAGCCGTTCGATAGCGGTAGTTGAGTCTGTATCGCACCCATTTACGGGCGATACTCTTACATTAACTAAATCTATCGGAAATCCAACAATGAAAATCTACCCCAAAAACAACCGCACTTTAGCGGCACTTCCTACCCTTTCTGTATCTTCAGCACAAGGGGGCGCAAATGTTTAA
- a CDS encoding ArsR family transcriptional regulator → MKSYAERKGRSSKKKNEFKRFTNGSTYSMLRHDMINSKEVGQLSLAARWVLMRMIGLYNKINNGDLSAPLNKAKETFGLSKPGLKKALDELSEADFLEVTRQGGKNQCSLYALTCFPLNDVNKAGISIKATERASDKWKRY, encoded by the coding sequence ATGAAGAGTTACGCAGAAAGAAAAGGCAGAAGTTCGAAAAAGAAAAATGAATTTAAGCGATTCACAAATGGCAGCACTTACTCGATGTTACGCCATGATATGATCAACAGTAAAGAAGTCGGACAGTTAAGTCTTGCGGCACGATGGGTATTAATGAGGATGATAGGGCTTTACAACAAAATCAATAATGGTGACTTATCCGCTCCACTGAATAAAGCTAAAGAAACCTTTGGATTATCTAAGCCGGGATTGAAAAAAGCACTTGATGAATTAAGTGAAGCCGATTTTTTGGAGGTCACTCGACAAGGTGGCAAGAATCAATGTTCGCTTTATGCCTTAACGTGCTTTCCGCTAAATGATGTGAACAAAGCAGGTATTTCAATTAAAGCAACTGAAAGAGCGAGCGATAAGTGGAAGAGGTATTGA
- a CDS encoding antA/AntB antirepressor family protein: protein MKNRIELDLSELDTSKAEIINLLANPQNRFNGASGINARDVHRFLKVGRDYSTWIRARIKQAGFIENQDFVVVENLSSPELVSANNEQLSPMARPQKLIDYIVSLDMAKHLCLMEKNEIGRAIRQHFIEAEKQLRTSSPAIYKNTLSKTIERLESIDRNKEMTDAIKAQLVRAGVKPKAYHYSQNQEMLDSLVIGSNVRKWKAKHGIVGNVRDALDVSQLKLLKTLQATNTALINLDMSYHERKGRLSELAERERAE from the coding sequence ATGAAAAATAGAATTGAACTAGATTTATCGGAGCTTGATACAAGCAAAGCAGAAATTATCAACCTATTAGCCAATCCGCAGAACCGTTTTAATGGCGCGAGCGGAATCAATGCCCGAGATGTGCACCGATTCTTAAAAGTTGGGAGGGATTATTCCACATGGATTAGAGCCAGAATCAAACAAGCAGGCTTTATCGAAAATCAAGATTTTGTGGTTGTAGAAAATTTGAGCTCCCCCGAATTGGTGAGCGCAAATAATGAACAGCTTTCACCGATGGCACGACCGCAAAAGCTGATTGATTATATCGTTTCTTTAGATATGGCAAAGCACCTATGCTTAATGGAAAAGAACGAAATAGGGCGAGCAATAAGACAGCATTTTATTGAGGCTGAAAAACAGCTAAGAACTTCATCACCTGCCATATATAAAAACACCCTATCAAAAACTATAGAGCGATTGGAAAGCATTGACCGAAACAAGGAAATGACTGATGCAATTAAGGCTCAACTAGTGCGTGCAGGTGTGAAACCTAAAGCCTATCACTACAGCCAAAATCAAGAAATGCTAGATAGCCTTGTTATTGGTTCAAATGTGCGGAAATGGAAAGCTAAACACGGCATTGTAGGCAATGTTCGAGATGCGCTTGATGTATCGCAACTGAAACTATTAAAAACATTACAAGCAACGAACACAGCCTTAATCAATCTTGATATGAGCTATCACGAGCGTAAAGGCAGATTATCCGAGCTGGCAGAGCGTGAAAGAGCGGAATAA
- a CDS encoding terminase: MSYGKEIESQFAKAYARMGNATHALLAVLGDERANRMKPHTLRARASDLLNHCRVWEQIEQEKAEMQQRGETLPHYRGRTWRADLISDEVYEPIKIPPRPVVIPRGMKGLFKEMGRLKRSTMKTLTFF; the protein is encoded by the coding sequence ATGAGTTACGGAAAAGAGATAGAAAGCCAATTTGCGAAAGCCTATGCGCGAATGGGTAACGCTACGCATGCTTTATTGGCGGTTCTAGGTGATGAGCGAGCTAATCGAATGAAACCGCACACACTACGAGCAAGAGCCAGTGACCTACTGAATCATTGCCGAGTATGGGAGCAAATCGAGCAGGAAAAAGCAGAGATGCAACAACGTGGGGAGACCTTACCTCATTACAGGGGAAGAACATGGCGGGCGGATTTGATCAGTGATGAAGTCTATGAGCCGATAAAGATACCGCCCCGCCCTGTTGTTATTCCTCGTGGAATGAAAGGGTTGTTTAAAGAGATGGGGCGGTTAAAAAGATCCACTATGAAAACCCTGACATTTTTTTAA
- a CDS encoding helix-turn-helix domain-containing protein, with the protein MIISTTSTGEQRRFTIERLRERPYSTNELRQMGIYYPPARIKELRDKGFHIDTFYRKETDSSGLAHRVGVYVLHQNEVSQNHQYND; encoded by the coding sequence ATGATTATTTCCACCACCAGCACAGGCGAACAACGCCGATTCACCATTGAACGACTGAGAGAGCGCCCGTACAGCACTAACGAACTACGCCAAATGGGCATTTATTATCCACCGGCACGAATTAAGGAACTCAGAGATAAAGGCTTTCATATTGATACCTTTTACCGCAAAGAAACCGATTCAAGCGGATTAGCGCACCGTGTGGGCGTGTATGTACTGCACCAAAATGAAGTAAGCCAAAATCATCAATATAACGACTAA
- a CDS encoding helix-turn-helix transcriptional regulator, producing the protein MNQSDRIIRRLDTMKMLGVSKSTFADWQNPKSKRYRPDFPKKIQLGVNSVGYLESEINSYIAKLAEARA; encoded by the coding sequence ATGAATCAATCAGATCGTATTATCCGCCGCCTTGACACAATGAAAATGCTAGGCGTAAGCAAATCCACCTTTGCCGATTGGCAAAACCCTAAATCGAAACGTTACCGCCCGGACTTTCCAAAGAAAATTCAATTAGGGGTTAATTCAGTCGGTTACTTGGAAAGCGAAATTAACTCTTACATTGCCAAGCTGGCAGAAGCAAGAGCATAG
- a CDS encoding tyrosine-type recombinase/integrase, protein MARIITPLNSTKIDKAKPQKKEFTLSDGKGLYLLVKPNGAKLWRFNYYKPFTQPKKRALIGVGKYPDISLQQARAIRDEYLSLLAQNIDPAIYRQQQEQAKQNELNNTYEAVAWAWLEYRKTKKNFSDNYQKDVISLINRCLLPHFGHLPISQITAPMALKAFKQYQDEGHLEKLKRTIQKHNEIMTYALHRDLISFNPTANIAKEFDSPTVEHFKTLKPEDLSEFMFTLQNAQIHLQTRYLILWQLLTMTRPNEAATAKWADIDEKNRIWTIPAEQMKRGIEHRITLSRQALALLGQIKKLSGGKTYLFPSVKNPQSHVNTQTANAAIKRMGYAGKLVAHGLRSIASTYLNDQGFNSDLIEVALSHLNSDRVKTAYDRGEKLEQRFKLLQAWADFVEQSSQGTLPQFHLKIVA, encoded by the coding sequence ATGGCACGCATAATTACACCGCTAAACAGCACGAAAATAGACAAAGCCAAGCCGCAGAAAAAGGAATTTACCCTATCCGATGGCAAAGGGCTTTATCTGTTGGTTAAGCCCAATGGGGCTAAGTTATGGCGGTTTAACTATTACAAGCCTTTCACGCAACCAAAGAAAAGGGCGTTAATTGGCGTTGGCAAATACCCTGATATTTCTTTACAGCAAGCAAGAGCAATTAGAGATGAGTATTTATCTTTACTTGCGCAGAATATCGATCCAGCAATCTATCGCCAACAGCAAGAACAAGCGAAACAAAATGAGCTGAATAATACCTATGAAGCGGTGGCGTGGGCGTGGCTTGAGTATCGCAAAACCAAAAAGAACTTTTCAGATAATTATCAAAAAGACGTTATAAGCCTGATCAATCGTTGCTTATTGCCACATTTCGGACATTTACCTATTTCCCAAATTACCGCGCCAATGGCATTAAAGGCATTTAAGCAGTATCAAGATGAAGGGCATTTAGAAAAGCTCAAACGGACGATTCAGAAGCATAACGAGATCATGACTTACGCCCTACACCGAGACTTAATCTCTTTTAATCCAACGGCAAATATCGCAAAGGAATTTGACAGCCCAACGGTTGAACATTTTAAAACCCTTAAGCCTGAGGATTTAAGCGAATTTATGTTCACGCTACAAAACGCTCAGATTCACTTACAGACGCGTTATTTGATTTTATGGCAACTGCTCACCATGACAAGACCGAACGAAGCAGCTACGGCGAAATGGGCGGATATTGACGAGAAAAACAGGATATGGACGATTCCAGCGGAGCAAATGAAACGTGGCATTGAACATAGAATCACGTTATCACGGCAAGCCCTAGCCCTGTTAGGACAAATTAAAAAATTGAGTGGCGGAAAAACTTACCTCTTCCCGAGCGTAAAGAACCCACAATCCCACGTTAATACGCAAACGGCAAATGCCGCGATTAAGCGAATGGGCTATGCCGGTAAATTGGTGGCGCACGGTTTACGCAGTATCGCCAGCACCTATTTAAACGATCAGGGCTTTAATAGTGATTTGATTGAAGTGGCACTATCACACCTCAATTCAGACCGGGTAAAAACTGCCTATGACAGAGGGGAAAAATTAGAACAGCGATTCAAGCTATTACAGGCATGGGCGGATTTTGTAGAACAATCCTCACAAGGCACTTTGCCGCAATTTCACTTGAAGATTGTGGCTTAG
- the dinB gene encoding DNA polymerase IV produces the protein MNSTRKIIHIDMDCFYASVEIRENPTLQGKPVAVGGSSRQRGVLTTCNYEARKFGLHSAMPTAQAIKKCPNLILVPVNMPLYKQVSAHIHHIFQRYTSIIEPLSLDEAYLDVTDCTQCSGSATWIAQEIRQAIFDELKLTASAGVAPLKFLAKIASDMNKPNGQFVIKPHEVEQFVKTLPLKKIPGVGKVTSERLLKMGLETCEDVQKLDQSILLNIFGKMGKRIWDFSHGIDDREIQAHRERKSIGVERTLSENVRHLEQGIALLDNLYTELIRRIERSAPNIPLTAFRKIGVKLKFEDFQVTTLEKTGLTLSLKSFQQLLEQIWQRSHGKSIRLVGLHVNLPEESHLEQMSLW, from the coding sequence ATGAATTCCACCCGAAAAATCATTCACATTGATATGGATTGCTTTTATGCCTCTGTTGAAATCCGTGAAAATCCAACGCTACAGGGAAAACCTGTCGCGGTGGGGGGAAGTTCTCGACAACGTGGTGTACTCACTACCTGTAATTACGAAGCACGAAAATTTGGACTGCACAGTGCGATGCCGACAGCACAAGCTATCAAAAAATGCCCGAATCTAATTTTAGTGCCAGTTAATATGCCCCTTTATAAACAGGTATCCGCACATATTCATCATATCTTTCAACGCTACACTTCTATTATTGAGCCACTTTCCTTAGATGAAGCTTATTTAGATGTTACGGATTGTACACAATGTTCAGGATCCGCCACTTGGATCGCACAAGAAATTCGCCAAGCCATTTTTGATGAATTAAAGCTGACTGCCTCTGCTGGTGTGGCTCCCCTTAAATTTCTCGCCAAAATTGCTTCCGATATGAATAAACCGAATGGGCAATTTGTGATTAAACCTCATGAAGTTGAGCAGTTTGTAAAAACGTTACCATTGAAGAAAATCCCTGGTGTGGGGAAAGTCACCTCTGAACGTTTATTGAAAATGGGGCTAGAAACTTGCGAAGATGTGCAAAAACTCGACCAATCTATTTTGTTAAATATCTTCGGTAAAATGGGCAAGCGAATTTGGGATTTTAGCCATGGCATTGATGATCGTGAAATTCAAGCGCATCGGGAGAGAAAATCTATCGGCGTAGAACGCACTTTATCCGAAAATGTTCGTCATCTCGAACAAGGCATAGCATTGTTAGATAATCTCTATACCGAGCTTATTCGTCGCATTGAACGAAGCGCGCCGAATATCCCTTTAACCGCTTTTCGCAAAATTGGGGTGAAATTAAAATTTGAAGATTTTCAGGTGACAACCTTAGAAAAAACTGGCCTAACTTTATCGTTAAAAAGCTTTCAGCAATTACTGGAACAAATTTGGCAACGTAGCCATGGGAAATCCATTCGTCTCGTTGGATTACACGTGAATTTACCAGAAGAAAGCCATTTAGAACAAATGAGCTTGTGGTAA